One part of the Candidatus Hydrogenedentota bacterium genome encodes these proteins:
- a CDS encoding Gfo/Idh/MocA family oxidoreductase, with the protein MTRDMNRRAFLRTTAVAAAAPLILTRGATAAGNRAAPSGRVTLGAIGLGWQGPENLGQFLQRGDVQVVAVCDVDRNHLQRTKETVDRTYDNTDCAAYADFEELLARDDLDAVSIALPDHWHAIPAIMAAEARLDIYGEKPLSHTLAEGRAICDAVKRNKRIWQTGSWQRSVENFHRAAELVRNGRIGKVSHVEVGLGQGYDDYAGTKDQTAVQDPPPELNYDKWLGPAPVSPYVPARIHKNWRWVMDFGGGRIMDWVGHHLDIAHWGLGLDRTGPLLVEGTGVIPRGGVWDAPTDYDCTCTYAGGLTIHICSRFPMGAKWYGDKGWIFVSRGQLTAEPAPVLDEVIGDDEIRLYQSTNHIANFIACVKSREETITPAETAHRSASVGHLCDIAIYTGRKIRWNPETETILDDPGATEMLSPKYREPWLLKG; encoded by the coding sequence ATGACCCGGGATATGAATCGCCGCGCATTCTTGCGCACCACCGCCGTGGCTGCCGCCGCACCGCTCATTCTGACGCGTGGCGCCACCGCGGCCGGAAACCGCGCCGCACCGAGCGGGCGGGTCACGCTCGGGGCCATCGGCCTGGGCTGGCAAGGCCCTGAAAACCTGGGACAGTTTTTGCAGCGCGGCGACGTGCAGGTCGTCGCGGTGTGCGACGTGGACCGTAACCACCTCCAGCGCACGAAAGAGACGGTCGACCGCACCTACGACAACACGGATTGCGCTGCCTATGCGGATTTCGAGGAACTGCTCGCCCGGGACGACCTCGATGCGGTGAGTATCGCGCTGCCGGACCACTGGCACGCGATCCCCGCGATCATGGCCGCCGAGGCCCGACTCGATATTTACGGTGAGAAGCCCCTTTCGCACACGCTGGCCGAGGGCCGTGCCATATGCGATGCGGTGAAGCGCAACAAGCGCATCTGGCAGACGGGAAGCTGGCAGCGCAGTGTCGAGAACTTCCATCGCGCGGCGGAACTCGTGCGCAATGGCCGCATCGGCAAAGTGAGCCACGTGGAAGTCGGACTTGGTCAGGGTTACGACGACTACGCCGGCACCAAGGACCAGACGGCGGTGCAGGACCCGCCCCCGGAATTGAATTACGACAAGTGGCTTGGTCCCGCGCCGGTCTCGCCCTACGTGCCCGCGCGCATCCACAAGAACTGGCGCTGGGTCATGGATTTTGGCGGCGGGCGCATCATGGACTGGGTCGGCCACCATCTCGATATTGCCCACTGGGGCCTCGGCCTGGACCGAACGGGCCCGCTGCTCGTCGAAGGGACCGGTGTCATTCCGCGGGGCGGCGTCTGGGATGCGCCAACGGATTACGATTGTACCTGCACCTATGCCGGGGGGCTGACCATCCACATTTGCAGCCGGTTTCCAATGGGCGCGAAATGGTACGGCGACAAGGGCTGGATTTTCGTGAGCCGGGGCCAGTTGACCGCCGAGCCCGCGCCGGTCCTTGACGAAGTCATCGGTGACGACGAAATCCGCCTGTACCAGAGCACGAACCACATCGCGAATTTCATCGCATGCGTCAAGTCACGAGAGGAGACGATTACACCCGCCGAAACGGCGCACCGCTCCGCTTCGGTCGGCCACCTGTGCGACATCGCCATCTACACGGGCCGCAAGATCCGCTGGAATCCCGAAACCGAGACCATCCTCGACGACCCCGGCGCAACCGAAATGCTCTCGCCGAAATACCGCGAACCCTGGCTGCTGAAAGGCTAG
- a CDS encoding Gfo/Idh/MocA family oxidoreductase — translation MSKLSRRVFLGKAGSYAAAGAAFQIVPRSVLGGAGQTAPSEKLRIAGIGIGGMGAANLRALESENIVALCDVDQEYAAKTFAAYPNAARYADYREMLDKQKDIDAVVIATPDHTHAVIAMAAMRAGKHVYCQKPLTHTVYEARKLAEAAKETGVCTQMGIQGHSSKEARQICEWIAAGAIGPVREVTAWCSLTYYPWGHAGWSSPLAVRPAETPPVPATLNWDLWLGPAPFRPYHPTYHPLTWRSWWDFGCGMMGDRGAHTLDPVFWALELGAPESIEASSTDLNPETYPIASVVRYQFPARGGKPPVTVTWYDGLQPPAPAGLGDSRLLGDSEGGALFIGENGYLTCGVYGNSPRLVPEERMKDFTPPPETIPRVNGTHEMDWARACKEGRPACAGFGYSGPLTEMALLGNIGKRLPGTTLHWDSASLTFRDSGEATALVSPPYREGWSL, via the coding sequence ATGAGTAAACTCAGCAGGCGGGTGTTTCTGGGCAAGGCGGGCAGCTATGCCGCGGCGGGTGCGGCGTTTCAGATCGTGCCGCGCAGCGTTCTTGGCGGAGCCGGGCAGACCGCGCCCAGCGAGAAGCTTCGTATCGCAGGGATCGGCATCGGCGGCATGGGCGCGGCGAACCTGCGCGCGCTTGAAAGCGAAAACATCGTTGCCCTGTGTGACGTGGACCAGGAATACGCGGCGAAGACGTTTGCCGCGTATCCGAACGCCGCGCGCTATGCCGATTACCGCGAAATGCTCGACAAGCAGAAGGACATCGACGCGGTCGTCATCGCGACGCCCGACCACACGCACGCGGTCATCGCCATGGCCGCGATGCGCGCCGGAAAGCACGTCTATTGCCAGAAACCGCTGACGCACACGGTCTACGAGGCGCGCAAACTCGCCGAAGCGGCCAAGGAAACGGGTGTCTGCACGCAGATGGGCATTCAAGGCCATTCGAGCAAGGAGGCGCGGCAAATCTGCGAGTGGATCGCCGCCGGAGCCATCGGGCCGGTCCGCGAAGTGACCGCCTGGTGCAGCCTCACCTATTATCCGTGGGGACACGCGGGCTGGAGTTCGCCGCTGGCCGTGCGGCCCGCGGAGACGCCGCCCGTGCCCGCTACGCTCAACTGGGACCTCTGGCTGGGCCCCGCGCCGTTTCGCCCGTATCATCCGACGTATCACCCGCTCACGTGGCGGAGCTGGTGGGATTTTGGCTGCGGCATGATGGGCGACCGCGGCGCGCACACCCTCGACCCGGTCTTCTGGGCGCTGGAACTCGGCGCGCCCGAGAGTATCGAGGCCAGCAGCACCGACTTGAATCCCGAGACGTATCCGATCGCGTCGGTCGTGCGCTATCAGTTCCCCGCGCGGGGCGGCAAGCCGCCCGTTACCGTCACGTGGTACGACGGCCTGCAACCGCCCGCGCCCGCGGGGCTCGGCGATTCGCGGCTGCTCGGCGACAGCGAGGGCGGCGCGCTCTTCATAGGCGAGAACGGCTACCTGACGTGCGGCGTCTATGGCAACAGCCCGCGGCTCGTGCCCGAGGAACGGATGAAAGACTTCACGCCGCCACCCGAGACGATTCCGCGCGTGAACGGCACGCACGAAATGGATTGGGCGCGGGCCTGCAAGGAAGGGCGGCCCGCGTGCGCCGGCTTCGGTTATTCCGGCCCGCTCACGGAGATGGCGCTGCTCGGCAATATTGGGAAGCGGCTGCCCGGCACGACCCTGCATTGGGACAGCGCGTCCCTGACCTTCCGCGATTCCGGTGAGGCAACCGCGCTGGTGAGTCCGCCCTATCGCGAGGGCTGGAGTCTGTAG
- a CDS encoding DUF1080 domain-containing protein — protein MKTACFRGKGLWFGWAALLAVAGVLLSQACAAQCAARNSGACSSGAPKCEWTPLFNGTDLDGWMTEGNAAWRVEDGCIVGTQGPGNAPGDLFTEKEYGDFEVRITYKIQWPANSGIWFRYQSPDKSYQADILEYKDPECYSGTLYCPAKMFLSMNEDPNLEKRDDWNTMIIRAEGDHLTVTLNGTVVGDVHDASYATGRIGFQVHPGDEFKDMKITVREAAIREVKP, from the coding sequence ATGAAAACGGCATGTTTTCGCGGAAAGGGTCTCTGGTTTGGATGGGCCGCGCTGCTTGCAGTCGCGGGAGTATTGCTCAGTCAGGCTTGCGCGGCCCAGTGCGCGGCGCGCAACAGCGGCGCGTGCAGTTCTGGCGCGCCGAAATGCGAGTGGACACCGCTGTTCAACGGAACGGACCTCGATGGCTGGATGACCGAGGGCAACGCGGCATGGAGGGTCGAGGACGGCTGCATCGTGGGCACGCAGGGTCCGGGAAACGCGCCGGGCGACCTGTTCACGGAGAAGGAATACGGCGATTTCGAGGTGCGGATCACGTATAAGATACAGTGGCCCGCCAACAGCGGTATCTGGTTCCGCTACCAGTCGCCGGACAAGTCGTATCAGGCCGACATCCTCGAATACAAGGATCCGGAATGCTATTCGGGCACGTTGTACTGTCCGGCCAAGATGTTCCTTTCCATGAACGAAGACCCGAACCTGGAGAAGCGCGACGACTGGAACACGATGATCATCCGCGCCGAGGGCGACCACCTGACGGTCACGTTGAACGGCACGGTCGTCGGCGACGTACATGACGCCTCTTACGCCACGGGCCGCATCGGGTTCCAGGTGCATCCGGGCGACGAGTTCAAGGACATGAAGATCACGGTGCGCGAAGCCGCTATTCGCGAAGTGAAGCCGTAG
- the nrdR gene encoding transcriptional repressor NrdR, whose protein sequence is MRCPFCNHSQARVVDSRASKEGDAIRRRRECLKCGRRFTTYERIEEVAQMVIKKDGRRENFDRWKLKSGILKAVEKRPVSLDQVDAMIDEIERELFNSTEHEVTTTSVGEAVMAKLRQLDEVAYVRFASVYRQFKDLNEFMNELKDMLA, encoded by the coding sequence ATGCGTTGCCCATTCTGCAATCATAGCCAGGCCCGCGTGGTCGATTCCCGCGCGTCCAAAGAAGGCGACGCAATCCGCAGGCGGCGCGAATGCCTCAAATGCGGGCGGCGCTTCACTACCTACGAGCGTATCGAAGAAGTCGCGCAAATGGTGATCAAGAAAGACGGGCGCCGCGAAAACTTCGACCGCTGGAAGCTGAAAAGCGGCATTCTGAAGGCGGTCGAAAAGCGTCCTGTCAGTCTGGACCAGGTGGACGCGATGATCGATGAGATTGAGCGGGAACTGTTCAATTCGACCGAGCATGAGGTAACGACGACCTCTGTCGGCGAGGCGGTCATGGCGAAACTGCGCCAGTTGGACGAGGTTGCGTACGTGCGGTTCGCATCGGTCTACCGTCAGTTCAAGGACCTCAACGAGTTCATGAACGAGCTGAAGGACATGCTGGCGTAG
- the rsmD gene encoding 16S rRNA (guanine(966)-N(2))-methyltransferase RsmD, producing MRVIAGCARGMRLEEPGGLPVRPTLDRVREALFSILGPRLEGAHFLDLFAGTGANGIEALSRGAASAVFVERNPSAAALVRRNLAKTGLHGSGRVVLLDVPRELPLVRIGETRFDIIFADPPHDFGDWTGLLAGLSNADLAAAQGLVVFEHEPRALVPEQSVPWTRTRMARYGRTALSFFS from the coding sequence ATGCGGGTCATCGCAGGATGCGCACGCGGGATGCGCCTTGAGGAACCGGGGGGGCTGCCGGTACGCCCGACATTGGACCGTGTGCGCGAGGCTTTGTTCAGCATCCTGGGCCCGCGCCTCGAAGGGGCGCATTTCCTGGACCTGTTCGCGGGAACGGGCGCAAACGGCATCGAGGCCCTCAGCCGCGGCGCGGCGTCTGCGGTCTTCGTAGAACGCAACCCGTCAGCGGCGGCGCTGGTCCGGCGCAACCTCGCAAAGACAGGCCTGCACGGGTCCGGGCGCGTGGTGCTGTTGGATGTGCCCCGCGAACTGCCGCTGGTGCGGATAGGCGAAACGCGCTTCGACATCATCTTTGCCGACCCGCCGCACGATTTCGGGGACTGGACCGGCTTGTTGGCAGGCCTATCGAACGCCGACTTGGCCGCGGCACAAGGCCTTGTGGTATTCGAACATGAGCCGCGCGCCCTTGTGCCGGAACAGTCGGTCCCCTGGACCCGGACACGGATGGCCCGTTACGGCCGCACCGCGCTGTCCTTTTTCTCTTGA